The following nucleotide sequence is from Leopardus geoffroyi isolate Oge1 chromosome A1, O.geoffroyi_Oge1_pat1.0, whole genome shotgun sequence.
TCTGGCacccacactttgagaaccactggacaaAATGTTCCGTGAAAACACGGAGTTTTCATTGGAAAAAGAGTAACGACTTTATAGATCCCCAGAGCTCCATCCAGGAGGCCACGTCGAAACATAGCTGTATGGCACGTCCCGCAGATGTTAGAATTTGGTGTCACAAGTGTGTTCTATGAGACAGCTCCTTCAGCAGTGAGGTTTTCTAATGATCTGAGTTCACTGCTTCCAGTTTTAAGAGGATGACGAATGTGAAGTGCCTCACGTCTCACTAAGGTCCAGACAGTCTGAGGAAGGGGAGCTGTCAGTTGTTGGCACGGGATCGTCTTCACTGCCCTTGTCCATGTGGAGAGCCACCTCCGTCTGACCAGCGTGCTGGCCAGCGGGAACGGGACACAGTCCTGAGGGGGCAGACGTGTTCAGTTCAAGCACACGGCGTATCACCGAAACAGATGACCCTGAGTGAAGCTTGATGTATTTCAGAATGTGGTCCGACCAGCCCAGCAAAGAGTAACGAAGCGTGGTCTGGAAAATGGGGCCGGGAGAGAGTCTTTGGCCTAGAAGTTTCGCTTCGGGGAATTTATTCTACAGATACACTTGTGGCTGAATTAAATGCCGCTACGAGGTTCTGTGCACAGCATTGGAATCAACCCGAGTGCTCATCAGGAGGGACTGAAAAGTGTATCAACACGGTAGAATCCTAGACAGCCGGAAAAACAAATGCAGGTACCGTCTGTGAAGCCGTGAGTGAGTGTCCAACGGCATATTCATCGAAAGACCACAGTTCAGAGGAGTGGACAGAGGGCTGCCTTTTTGTGCataaaaaggaggagggagaagaagaacgCAGGAAGAATCCGCATTTATATTTGATTCTATCCGTATAAAGCCGAACAGGTCGCCTGTCCTGGCTGGGAGTAGTGGGGAGTCccgggtggggaggaggcaggggtgaggggtggaagGAAACCTGCAGCTGTGTCCCTTTTTGTGCTTCACGGTTTCTGAATTAAGCTACTGTATGCTCCTTAAAAAACTGGACCTTCAAGAAGAACTGGGGCTGGACAGATTCCCAGGGTGAATTGGAAAGGGAGGGTTCCCTCTGGAACAGGGCAGCTCGTTGTTGCTCCCTTCCggctctctctctggcctcttaATTCCACGTGGCCCAAGTCTCTTGAAGCAGCCTGAGCTCTGCTTCCTTCGGCCTTCCTGTCCCTCGTTCTTGTTGGTGGCATCCCTGTCCACCCGATGGCCCTCCGCGAAGGCGAGGCAGCTCCCCTGGACGCCCCGTCCTCGCGGCTGTCCTCTGCAGCCAGCGGGTCGTCAGGTTCTGTCCCTTCTGGGCcgacccctgcccctccccccgcggCCGCGGTCATATTTCGGGCTCTGACTCCGACCTGAATGGTGTTGTCTCTGCTCTAGACGGCTTCCCTTCTTAAAGCTGTGCAGGGTTTAAGTGTTGCTTTCATAACGAAGTCCAGGGTCTTAGTATATTGTGCACATGACCTTTGCGATCTGGCCTGTTTGTGATCTTGCCCCGTCTGCTTGACTCTCAGACATAAAACTCGGTCCGTGCACCACCCTGCAACTTTGTCCGCGTCTTCTGTGCCCCTGTGCCTGCTCTTTGCTCCCGGTCGGGACATTTCTGGGCCCTGTCCTCTTGCCCCACACTGGTGTTGGGTTAGATGCCTGTGTCAGGATTGAAGTCAAGAGTGACAGAAAACCCAGCACCACAGAGGCTTAAACAACACCGTCTCTGTTTCTCTTATGTAACAGAAACGCTGACATGGACAGTTGGGGGTGTTCCACAGTCAGTAGGACCTGGGCTCCTCGTGACTTGTCACTGCCGTCCTCATCTTGGGGCTTCGACGTCGCGGTCCAAGAGGACCTTTGGAGTTCCAGCCATCATAGGCGTTCCAGCCACCAGGATGGGCGAAGGCGCAAAAGAGGCGTGCCCCGTTTTAGACACTTCGTGGTCGTTGAGCCGGATGGGCCAGAAACGGCCGTGTGGCCACCCCTGATTGCAGGGGAGGCTGGAAAAAGTTCTATTTCTGTTGACCACGGACCCAGCTCAAAGTCAGCCTTCCGTCCCTGGGGTCAAAACCACCACCCGTTGGCGTCCGTCGTGTTCTCTGCCGCAGCCTCCCGCACGCTTCCAGTGGGATCTCCCGCTGCCCCCGCTCACAGTCAGCCCCCTGTAGACGGCACAGCGCCCGACATGTCACCCCATGTTTACTGGTCCGTGATGGCTGAGATTAGGGCCGTCATAGAAGTCCTGCTGAGGACTCTCACAAGAAGAGCACACGTTTAAAACACAACTTCACAAAGAATTTGGATAATTCAAGGGCAAGATATAGAAACACTCATTAAGGGGAACTAGGATGGCTTGGTGATATGCCAAAGGGCATTATGGTTGATGGTTTTGCTCTAAATACCCATTTCTACCTCTGAACAGAAGCTAAAAGTAgtgtttttgagggttttttttttttttttttcctttggaaatgcaATTTACTTTGACATTTCAAGCAAAATGAAGGTTTTCagattctaaattaaaaaaacaatttcgCTTAAACATGGAGTTAAGCCTGAGCAGGGTTTGGGCTTTTGGAAGTAATGTCTTGCACCTTCTGTGTGCCCGGCTCATAAAGGACGTGTGACGAACGTGCTTGATCTCAGAAGCCTGGGTGAAGACGCATCTCGTTCCCTGGTAATCCCGTCAGAGTGAGGCTGACGCTTCGGCTTTAACGCTTTGGAGTTGGTTAAAGTCTGTTTTATACTGTACTTTGGACagtagtttctttaaatttttttaatgtttatttatttttgagagagagagagaccgagcacaagaggggggcggggagagggagacacagaatccaagggaggctccaggctccgagctgttggtgcagagcccgacgtggggcccgaacccacgaaccgtgagatcatgacctgagtcgaagtcagacgctcaactgacagccacccaggccccctggacAGTACTTCTATAAAGGAGGAGGATATATACATCTTAAAACTTCTCTTCCCtcggtttgttaatattttgatttatttcttacagttgtACAGCTAGTGGCTGTGATCAGAAATTCAACACAAAATCAAACTTGAAGAAACATTTTGAACGCAAACATGAAAATCAGCAAAAACAGTATGTAGTAAGTATGAATGATTTTCTATGCTTAAACTCTCTGCATATTTTTAGGCTTATTGTCTAATGTTTCTAAAGGGCTCATCAACCAGATTTTGTCTGGCAGATACCTGAATTTAGCCCAACTACTAGCTATCATAATAATGGCTTATTTGgaagcatactttttttttttttttttgctaatgaaGTTTATGATGGTAGACTGCCCCAAATGAAACCGTTTTGCTGTTTCCAGTGTGTTACATCTTTAAAGCTTCCTGGCATGGGATTTGACGGTAACTCGGGGGGAGCAGGCGGCAAGTATAAAATCTTCACGGCGTGTTTCTCCTGAGGGAATTCTCTTGTGAACCACTCTGATTTTTCCAAAGTCTAACGAACCTTTATCAAACAGTGCACTTTTGAAGGGTGTGAGAAGGCCTTTAAGAAACACCAGCAGCTGAGGACCCATCAGTGCCAGCACACCAGTGAGCCACTGTTCAGGTAGGTTCTCCACATGGGTGAGGTCTCTTGCATGTCAGGTGGCAGGACGATTGacacgcaggggcgcctgggggctcagtccaactcttggtttcagctcagatcatgatctcacggttcaggagtctgagccccgggacgggctccgtgctgagagcgcagagcctgctggggattctctctctctctctctctctctctctctctctctctctctccctctctctctctccccctctccctctctccccctctccctctccctccctccctctctccccctctccctctccctctctctctccctccctccctctctccccctctccctctccctccctccctctctctccccctctccctccctccctctctccccctctccctccctccctctctccccctctccctctccctctctctctccctccctccctctctccccctctccctctccctccctccctctctccccctctccctctccctctctctctccctccctccctctctccccctctccctctccctcccccctccctctctccctctctctctctcctccctctccctccctctctccccctccctctctctccctctctctccttctccctccctctctctccccccctctctctccctccctctccctctctctccccctctccctctccctccctctccctccctccctctctctccctctccctctctccctccctccctctctctccctctccctctctctctctctccccccgcccccctcagctcatgcatgtgctctcgctctttctcaaaatagataaaaagtaaaaaaaaaaaaaaaaaaaaaaaaaaaagattgaaatgcAGAGGTGGGATACAAGCGTTCTGAAGCCACGTCTTAACATTTTTCTGTGCAGCGAACGCCCACGTCTGTATCGGGGGCACGTCAAAAGtttaatttggcttttatttgCCAAAAGAAATAGCTAACGTGTTCCAGAATAATTTGTGAGATCGGTACAGTTGTGGTTAAGCTTGAAGGGAGCGCTGAGAAGTGGCTTTATTCAGTCGTATGAAATGTCACGGTGCAGACACGAAGCGGTCCCTTCCGACAGAGCCACAGCGATCGGGCCCGTCGGCCTTGCATGCGAGGGGCCTTCAGGAGGGACAGGAACGGCGACGGGACACACGGGGGTGGACTCGGGGAGGGTGCGAAGGAGCACGGGCTGGCGGTGCCCCTGGCCCACGCGGGGCCGGTGGGTGGCCGCCGAGGGCTGTCGCACGGAACTGGGACGTGCCTCTGCCCCGGTCGCCAGACGGGTGCACCTGACGCTGCCTGTTCGCCACGCCGGCCCTCGGCCGCGGCGTTAAAACTCGCAGAGACCATGCCCAGGGCCTTAGGGGTTCACCCAAGCCGTGTTTTTGTAGCCAGGAAAACAGTGTATCTTTTCAGAAGCATAAAGATGAAAACTATTTAATTTGATcacatcctaaaaaaaaaaaaaaaaaaaaaaaggtgctggCACTTTTCTCTAAGTTTATTTTGTCTCCAGGCTGGCCAGTCACCTGAATTTCATCTGTGATTCGGTCTCAGTTTTAAATCTCCTTTTTACGATTGGTTTGGTCGTGGGGAGAGACTCTGGGAGCGGAAAAGGACGAAGCTCACGTCGACCCTGAGGGGCTGCCCCCGGAAACGGATTGGCTCACGCCTCGTGTGTCGTTCGCCCAGGTGTGCCCATGAGGGATGTGGGAAACACTTCGCCTCCCGCAGCAGGCTGAAGAGACACGGGAAGGTCCACGAGGGTGCGTACGGGGGCCCCTGTGGCACCAGCTTTGAGTAGACACTAACCGCGACGCGTGCCGGCTGGCCTAACGCTTTGAGCGGAAAGCGCCTTTTCTTCTGTTCCACGGCCACGCTGAGAAACTCGACACTGTCCAGGCGGGGGCGGCACGCCGCAGCCCCAGGTGTTAGGCTCTCGACCGGAGGCCCGCCTGTCGCCTGTTCACGCGCCGCTCTTGTCGCCGTTGGGAGCGAACGCTTCATGCCCTGCGCGAGTGCCTGGCGGTGCATTACACTTCTGAGTGCAGCGCTCCAGCCGAGGTTGGCTTCGCCACCACCATTTAAACGTCTTCACGACCTGTGTCATTCTTTTCCTTACTGGCACTCGCAGGGCTTGGGTAACAGTTTGAGGTTCCGGAGGAATCAGGTCGTAACTTCTTTCAGAAAGACTGGATCAAATTACCTGAATCTGTTCTCGGTTTCCACGAGGGATGCTTTTATATCTGTATTCCGGTTTTCTGAGTagagaatatgtttttaaaacgaGAGAGTAGTAGGTGAAGCCTGAGCGGTGGCCTCGCTCCTTTTGGTTTCACTCTGGTATCTCGTGGGTGAAACACGGGCTGGCTGTTACCCTGATTCTTCCAGCTGCGGTGCTTTGCACAGTGTCCGCTGTCGTCCGCAGCGTTTCCTCTAGGGACTTATTTTCTCCCTTAGTCGCAGCCCGAGTCTTTTCTGCAGTGCAGAACCTACCAGATGGTAAGACTTGAGGCGGCCAGGGATGGGCACACAACCACCGAGACTTAGTGTTGGTGGTCTGGCGAACGCAGAGGACCCCAGAGCTCTGAGGAAAACAAGAGGCAAGcccagagcagggaaggaagggaccGTGAGCCAGCGGCCAGGGAGTGACGGCAGCCGGGAGCCCACGCGCGGTCTACCCAGCTCACTGACCACAGCGGGAGAGGGCACGGCATCCTTCCGTGGAGTCTGCTGAGGTGAAACCCTACGTGCAGTGAACACCTTGCTGTGCGATCGTTGGGTTTTACTGTAAAACAAACCTTAGTTTTTATTCCCACCTCCAGCGGCTGATGGAACAGAATGGTATTGGGAGGTAGGAGGGCAACTGTATAGGCTTGTAAGTTTCCTTTCCAATGACGAGCGGTGTTTACGCTGAATATTCACAGAAGGCGATGCGCCAATCTGCTTTTTCCTATACAGGCTATGTGTGCAAAAAAGAATGTTCCTTCGTGGCAAAAACGTGGACAGAGCTTCTAAAACACATGAGGGACGCCCATAAAGGTGAGGCAGAGGTGCGTGGCACAGTGTGACATTTGCCCCTACGGTTTTGGAGAGTGAAGTGCTAGGCGTGTGCCTTAAGACAAAGGCGTTCCCGTGACGTTTGTGAAGCTGGTACCTCGGTGGCCCGGCAGACGCGCGGGAGCCGGGGTCCCGGGTCGGGGAGGAGCCGCCGTGCACTTAGCGGCCGGAAAGGCTCCggcgggggggggcggtctgGGAGGCGGTGCCTTCTGTACTGGAGGCCGAGGAAGGACACGGGTCTACTTCATCTTGTCCCCTGCCCACGGCCACCAGGCTGAGAACTCCTGCTCCCTGGTAAGGGAACGGAGTGACTCCACGTAATACCATCACGTGGGAGCATCGAGACCGGCTTCCAAGCAACAGACACTGCAGCCGGTGTTCGGATTTATGATCATCGTGACCTTTTTGGCCCCAAATACCTGCCTTACAAGCTCAGCGTTAATTTTCCCACGTGGCGATACCCAGGGAAACGGGTTAAGTGTGTGTCTGCTCCACCAGAGGCCATAAGATGTGAAGTCTGCCAGAAAACCTTTAAACGCAAGGATTACCTGAAACAACATATGAAGACTCACGCCCCGGAGAGGGAGGTGTGCCGGTGTCCCAGGGAAGGCTGTGGTAGGACCTACACGACGGTCTTTAATCTCCAGAGCCACATTCTCTCTTTTCACGAGGAAAGGCGCCCATTCACCTGTGAGCACGCCGGCTGCGGCAAAACGTTCGCAATGAAAGTAAGTACTCGCCCTCACAAACGCGGTCCTCTAGACAGGCGGCCTCCCGGCGGGGTTCCTGGGAGCCCTGGGTCCCAAGACGGTGTCCCGGGGCCTGCCGATGGGGAAAGCTGGGTGACCCGGACCTTCCCCTCTCGCCTCAGCAGGGGTGGTTCTGAAGTCCGCACAACAACCGGATTCACCCgtgccagtggttctcaaaagtGTGGCCCTTGGCCGGGAGCTTCCGCATCACCggagaacttgctagaaatgcatatccttaccaccccccccccccaccccgaatcAGAAACTGGGGATGGGACctggtaatttgtgttttaacaaaccttccaggtgattcttacGTACCTACATTTGAGAACCAGTGGCCTGTGGTACCACATGCCTATTAGGTGTCCTTTTAGACTCACCATCTAGGGATTGAGAAGTGGGCATCAGGACATGAGGGACCTTAGGACTGGGGTCTAGTCTAGATCTGGGCGAGATGTGAGCACATGACACTCACTGGAGGGCCCGTGCGGTTCGGCAGGTTCTCTGGCCGGTACTCTTCCAAGCGTGTGCCGTGCGCCATGGTTAAGACGGAACACACAAGTGAGGCAGGCCCAGCATGGCTGCAAACCGACAGCAGCTCGGAGCTGATCGCGGTCAGCATCATTATCAAGGGCAGGGAGACCGGTCAGGTGTTCCGTTGGTGTTTGGGAATGCTGCTGCCTAGATTCAGTTACAGGAAGCTTCTTCAGCCTGGAATAGCTCATCCAGAActggctccccctcctccccctcaggaAGCAACTCAGAAGCCActgggggagcggggggggggggggggggggggcggcgcggcGGCGAGACTGTCTAAATTCTGAACCTGGGTCCTCGGGAAAGGTAGTGATGAGGTGTAGGATGTGAAGACGAATTCTGCTCTGGTGGGAGAATCTTTAAGTAGAGGTTGAGTCCCTCAATGGTATGTAACAGAAAGAAGGTTGACAGTTTATTTAAAGAACTCGTGAAGTTCTCGTATTAATAGGCACCCAAATGGCAGCGTTTCAAAaacataactttttcttttcccttcattgTAGCAAAGTCTCACTAGGCACGCCGTTGTGCATGACCctgacaagaagaaaatgaacctCAAAGTAAGTTAACTGGGGCCCGCTGTGGGTTTCAAACCCAAAGTGCCCCAGCCGGATGCAGTCTCGGGTGCTTTCGGCTCGTCACTGCTGTGTGAGCTGCTCTACTGGGAACGCGATCGCTGGGCTTCACTTTCTTCTAAGGGGGTGCTGGGTGCCTGTTGGGGGGTACAGCTATTAGGTTAGTTGGATAGTTTGATTTTGCGTTCTCATTGTCTCGCTTTCTTATTTCCAAAGGTAAAACCGTCTCGTGAAAAACGGAGTTTGGCCTCTCGTCTCAGTGGATACATTCCTCCTAAAAAGAAACAAGCACAAAGCTCATCTCTGCCTACAAATGGAGAGTCACTGAACTGTACTGAAGGCAGGGTGCTCTCGACGGTCGCGATACTTACCCTCAACTGAACACCAGATTGCTTTGCTTAAAGGACCACAGACCAGCCAGCTCAGTTCTTTCCTCCCAGaagcacatttttctttattaaaatcacGGATGCACAACATCTGATTCTCTGtggtttccatttcctttgttcaAAGGGTCCTCTTTCTGGGCTCCTTGAGTTTCTCTATAtgcattctcttcctttttgcttAAATGACGAAGAACACACATTACAGCTTTCCCTCCCCTAACAGGTTGTGGGCGGGTTGAGAAGGTAGCTATTCCGGGCATAGTTTGGAGTATTTGATTACATATCTCCTCCTAGAAGGGGAGAACGGCCAAAGATTAATTTAAAACCAATGTCTTCGATTCTTTCTAGTGCTAATGCTCTAATACCCATACAAATCTGCATTCTTGATTGAGTTGCTGTTATTTAAGTGATTAGCTCAATCAAACTGTGCCTTTCTGGTTAAGCAGTCATTGAAACCTGTACCATAACCAGGCAGTTTTACAAACTCCACGTAACTATACTCCTGCACTAAAAGTCGATAGTTTAAAATCCCCTGTGTCAATGGCCCTGAGGGCCTGTGTTTGGCTCCAACTACCCTCTCGGAAAAGAGAAGTATAGAGCGGTGGGTTTGGGCATGGGCAGAGGACCTCCTCATCCCCACAACTGTCAGTCCTGTGCGGTTCCTAACACTCGCTCACAGAGTCATTTGGGAAACACACCCAGTTCCAGAGATCCAGGATCAGCTGGGCTGGGTCCTAGGTCTCGGAGATTCTAACACGAACAAGGGTGGAAACCACTGGACTCATGCTGCCTTTTAGCTGCTGAGTTCTCGGACTCTAAAAGTGAAGGAGATACTCTAGACTTGCCCTGGGAGTGTAAACGGATACTTTTCATAAAGACCATTTAACTTTATACGGAAGAATTCTCAGAGGCATTCATAAATcgtaaatagactttaaaaaaatggatctaTGTTTTTCTACTTAAATGTTAGATACCGTACAATTTGTCAAAGAGAAGAGTATACGTTACTCTTTCACTAGATTACGAAGTGCAGCGTTTTCACATGACGATACTTCTCCAGTGGAAAAAGCAGATGGAGCGGATGTTTGCCTTTTGAAAAGCGAATTGGGAAGCTACTGCCGTCACGGTAGAATTCGCCAGCTACTCTGCCTTTACGTTACCCAGACTTTCTACGACTGTTCTTTTAGATCAGCAAACAGAATGAGCAGTTTCTCAGACCTGCTTTcacttaccattttattttctggctCCTCTACgttcttccctttctttatagTAATTTGAACTCTGTATTTTTTCTCAATCCATTGCTGAATCTGTTTACTCTTTGTGTCCAAATCATGTTGTCCgatatttgaagaaaaagttaGCTCCTTTGTCAGGGTAGGGCCTAGTTTAAAACAGAGACTTTTTTAGGACTGTTGACTGGTCCCTTTGGGGGACCTGAGCTGGGTCATGCACACTTCGTGAGATCTGCGGTTGCCACAGGGGCCCGGATGCTCCTCTTCCTGACTTAGTCTGACAGACCGGTGAACGCtttttaaacaaggaaaataGACATAAAGGTACCAGTTTTTACCTGTCAAGTATCTAGATATGAAATGCTTCCATTTATTAGTACCCTCGTTTGATGACAGTACAAAAGAATGGTTCTTTAAAAGGAACAAGTTTAGCTTTATGATAAACTTAATtggccttatttttctttctgactggAGCAGTGTTTAGGAAGTActcctttctcaaaaatttttttaaaatgtttatttttgagagagagagagagacagagcatgagccggggaggggcagagacagaggaagacacagaatccgaagcaggctccaggctccgagctgtcagcccagagcccgacgtggggcttgaaaccccaaaccatgagatcatgacctgagctgaagtcggacgcctatccgactgagccactcgggcgcccctggGAAGTACTCTTCTCATCTGACTCCTTTAGTGGTGCCCTTCTAGTGACAATGGGGTCACCCAGACTGCATCAGACGAGAGCGAGCTCTCTATGTCCTGTATCCAGCAATGGAAATCCTGACTTAGAAAATTACAGGGAAGGAACAGATTCCTCAGTAAAAGCGTTGGAAGATTCAGAGTTTTCCCACGGGGGAAAAGTTAGGTTTTAATCCACACAACAATCTCCCTGGGAGCACTGACTGCATGtgaaaaaatacaactttaaaatagaagaaaagaccGGGTATGTTTGTGACCTCAGGCTAAAAGGATTTTGTTAAGGGACggctgggtgactcggttgagcatctgacttcggctcaggtcatgacctcacggtgtgtgagttcgagccccgcatcgggccctgtgctccagcctggagcctggaccctgcttcagattctgtgtctccctctctctctgcccctctcctgctcatgctctgtttatctccctaaaaaataaacattaaaaaaaagaaggactttgttaaggaaaaaaattgataatttcCTATATCAAAGACACTATGGTGTAATTttgaaaagggcaaaaaaaaaaaaaagaaatctaactaCGATAAGGTTTTTTTGCATCACACAGAGAATCTTATAattggcgggggtgggaggggggaccaCGCAAGTAGAGGAAGAGGGCATGTAAACAGGCAGTTCACAGAAGAGGCAACTCAAATGGTGAAATGAAACCCAAAGAAATAATAAGATCGGGTTTCTCACCCATTGGCAGGACAAAAATTAGATGAGAGTACCAAGTATgggtgaggatatagagaaagaaaTTTCACATATTGCTGACGATTTGCCCCACAGACTCTGGTGACACTGACAGACATGCCCTTTGGTCTGGAAACGAGCCAGCTTTGGTCTGGAAATGAAAGGCTGGAAACGAGCCCAATGCCCACGGAAAGGCCCTGACCAATCCACGGTATCTGGTACATTCTGAGGATTCCATTGAGTAATTATAAAAAATCAGCTACAGCTGTTACATACACCTAGCTCTTGAAGACAGCATGACACAATTGTCATGTGTACAGAATCATGCCATATACCACGGATTTGTACGTCACTGAAGTTTAACAGCACAGACCCACATTCATGTCCACGGCGGCAGGGAGGGAGGACGGCACAGGAAAAGGGAGCACGGAGACTTCGACTTTCCTGTAATGTTTTGTTTCGTTTAACCACCTTTAGTGCAACAACGTTAATGCTTGTTCATTTTGGATGGTGGGTAACAGGTGTGTATAGTTTTCGGTATGCTTTCTAATTCCCAAAAGTAATTTTCCTAAAAGACCTCCTTTTAGGAACACCTAAAAGCACCTCCTCGCTTCCTTCAAGCTCCCGCAGCTGGTCCTACGTCGCCACCGGAACAAAATTAATGCCTTTACCACCTCAGCGCTTCAACTATCTCTGCAAAGAGCACCCCCGCCAAAGCTCTCCAAGCTTCTCGGTGCTGTTCTGCGTTTTTTCTGCGATGCAATGTGATGCCCTTACCATCCCGGTTGGCCTCTTCTGAAGACTTTTTGTTTCCCAGCCAACATCCTTGTTGAATGTGGTGCCACacaactgagccacagagaacCAT
It contains:
- the GTF3A gene encoding transcription factor IIIA, which gives rise to GVLEPQASVAEAVSSLTIADAFTAAGESPAPPPSALSRRFICSFPDCSANYNKAWKLDAHLCKHTGERPFVCDREGCGKAFIRDYHLTRHVLIHTGEKPFVCTASGCDQKFNTKSNLKKHFERKHENQQKQYVCTFEGCEKAFKKHQQLRTHQCQHTSEPLFRCAHEGCGKHFASRSRLKRHGKVHEGYVCKKECSFVAKTWTELLKHMRDAHKEAIRCEVCQKTFKRKDYLKQHMKTHAPEREVCRCPREGCGRTYTTVFNLQSHILSFHEERRPFTCEHAGCGKTFAMKQSLTRHAVVHDPDKKKMNLKVKPSREKRSLASRLSGYIPPKKKQAQSSSLPTNGESLNCTEGRVLSTVAILTLN